From one Streptomyces sp. NBC_01478 genomic stretch:
- a CDS encoding family 2A encapsulin nanocompartment shell protein, with translation MTTAVNPPSRSMSVSDSAARTLANATKTVPQMSSITPRWLVHLMSWVPVEAGIYRVNKVVHPESVRIECDNYDESPLPDTFVDYEREPREYRLKAVQTVLDLHTRISDLYSSPHNQTAQQLRLTIEAVKEHQEGELINSPEYGMLASAADTQRISTMTGPPTPDDLDALITKVWKQPAFFLTHPEGIAAFGRECTRRGVPPATVSMFGSQFLTWRGLPIVPSDKVPLENGRTKFILLRTGESRQGVVGLFQPGLSGEQGMGLSVRFMQIDRSAIASYLISLYCSLAVLTDDALAVLDDVEVDKFHDYAPSYR, from the coding sequence ATGACCACGGCTGTGAATCCGCCGTCGCGCTCGATGTCGGTGAGCGACAGCGCGGCGCGAACCCTCGCGAACGCCACCAAGACCGTTCCTCAGATGAGCTCCATCACGCCTCGCTGGCTGGTGCATCTGATGTCCTGGGTCCCGGTCGAGGCAGGCATCTACCGGGTGAACAAGGTTGTTCACCCCGAGTCGGTGCGCATCGAGTGCGACAACTACGACGAGTCCCCGCTGCCGGACACCTTCGTCGACTACGAGCGGGAGCCCCGGGAGTACCGGCTCAAGGCCGTCCAGACGGTCCTGGACCTGCACACCCGCATCTCCGACCTCTACTCCAGCCCGCACAACCAGACCGCACAGCAACTGCGGCTGACCATCGAGGCGGTGAAGGAGCATCAGGAGGGCGAGCTGATCAACAGCCCCGAGTACGGGATGCTGGCCAGCGCGGCGGACACCCAGCGGATCTCCACGATGACGGGGCCGCCGACGCCGGACGACCTGGACGCCCTCATCACGAAGGTGTGGAAGCAGCCGGCCTTCTTCCTCACCCACCCCGAGGGGATCGCCGCGTTCGGCAGGGAGTGCACCCGGCGAGGCGTACCGCCGGCCACGGTGAGCATGTTCGGCTCGCAGTTCCTGACCTGGCGCGGTCTGCCGATCGTCCCGTCGGACAAGGTCCCGCTGGAGAACGGCCGGACGAAGTTCATCCTGCTGCGCACCGGCGAGTCGCGCCAGGGCGTGGTCGGACTGTTCCAGCCCGGCCTCTCGGGCGAGCAGGGGATGGGCCTGTCGGTGCGCTTCATGCAGATCGACCGCAGCGCCATCGCCTCCTACCTGATCTCCCTGTACTGCTCGCTCGCGGTCCTCACCGACGACGCCCTCGCCGTGCTCGACGACGTCGAGGTCGACAAGTTCCATGACTACGCGCCGAGTTACCGGTAA
- a CDS encoding LysR family transcriptional regulator encodes MIDLSRLRVLVAVAREGSITAAAEALHYAQPSVSHQLAKLEAEVGMPLLQRMGRGIRLTEAGRLLVDRAESILAQVESVHAELDELAGLRTGRVRLAAFPSALATLVPLAAALVSDRYPGIEMTLREAEPPDALGALRNNDVDVALIFEHGDPPQRDRRDTTMTPLLDEPLYVVTPADRAWHGPPTDLATYADTRWIAGCERCREHLVAACGRAGFSPIVEFETDDYVAVQALVAAGLGVSLLPGLTLLANRHPGVRLHRIAGMRRQVVAAVHGKPPASQPAQVLLDALAATVSEPEWPS; translated from the coding sequence ATGATCGACTTGAGTCGGTTGCGTGTCCTGGTCGCCGTCGCCCGTGAGGGTTCGATCACGGCTGCCGCCGAGGCGCTGCACTACGCGCAGCCGTCGGTGAGCCATCAACTCGCCAAACTCGAGGCCGAGGTCGGCATGCCGCTGTTGCAGCGGATGGGGCGCGGTATCCGCCTCACCGAGGCCGGCCGGCTGCTCGTGGACCGTGCCGAGTCGATCCTCGCGCAGGTCGAGTCGGTGCACGCCGAACTGGACGAACTGGCCGGGCTGCGCACCGGCCGGGTCCGGCTGGCCGCCTTTCCCTCGGCGCTGGCCACTCTGGTGCCGCTCGCCGCCGCGCTCGTCTCCGACCGGTACCCCGGTATCGAGATGACCTTGCGGGAGGCCGAGCCACCGGACGCGCTGGGCGCCCTGCGCAACAACGACGTCGACGTGGCGCTGATCTTCGAGCACGGCGATCCGCCCCAGCGCGATCGCCGCGACACCACCATGACGCCGCTGCTCGACGAGCCGCTGTACGTGGTCACACCGGCGGACCGCGCCTGGCACGGCCCCCCGACCGATCTGGCCACCTATGCCGACACCCGCTGGATCGCCGGCTGCGAGCGCTGCCGCGAGCATCTCGTCGCGGCCTGCGGCCGGGCCGGCTTCTCGCCGATCGTCGAGTTCGAGACCGATGACTACGTCGCCGTGCAGGCGCTGGTGGCGGCCGGACTCGGCGTGAGCCTGCTGCCCGGCCTCACCCTCCTCGCCAACAGACACCCCGGTGTACGGCTCCACCGCATCGCCGGCATGCGCAGACAGGTCGTGGCCGCGGTCCACGGCAAGCCGCCGGCGTCCCAACCCGCACAGGTGCTCCTCGACGCACTCGCCGCGACCGTCTCCGAACCGGAGTGGCCGTCCTGA
- a CDS encoding putative leader peptide, giving the protein MWRTVVRHSSDPSAFTTSLTAATVFSRFSRRRHIDLRRSASCLCRA; this is encoded by the coding sequence ATGTGGAGGACGGTCGTGCGACACAGCAGTGACCCGAGCGCCTTCACCACTTCCCTGACAGCCGCGACCGTGTTCTCCCGGTTCTCGCGCCGCCGCCACATCGATCTGCGGCGCTCCGCCAGTTGTCTGTGTCGCGCCTGA
- a CDS encoding ABC transporter substrate-binding protein has translation MRAHPDIRSTRWAALAALLTTSVLLTACGSGGGGTDSGSGPAKSGGTLTFAVGSDAGCVDPQQVGSNDTIYSVRQIVDSLTDQDPATGKIVPWLAKSWDISSDATTFTFHLRSGVTFSDGSELTAQVVKDNFDAVPNLGALGTLAEGYLSGVKSTTVVDPLTVRVTFQRPNAQFLQATSTHSLGIESSASAKRTPQQKCSQGVVGSGPFVLKQYVQNQSITLAKRTGYAWGSSLWHKSGEAYLDRIVFKVVPEAGVRAGSLQSGQVDAISSVGKANEAALKGGQVTLQRRANPGVVFGLALNNSRPTLKDARVRQAIGFAIDRAQIATTVFPTGTQPATSVLAHTTPDYTNLSSDLATDAAKAKSLLDAAGWKAGSDGIRTKDGKQLSLTVDWIPNSATNQPALELIQQQLKAVGVGLTLKQLQVTQLAPTLQSGDFDAAWSNITRADPDILRSSFSTKLANFYRLTAGSLDTALTRQAATTDATKRKQLVEQAQQLLVRSAAYVPVVELQTQIGVSKKVHGLNFDASSRIQLHDTWIG, from the coding sequence GTGAGAGCACATCCGGACATCCGGTCCACCCGATGGGCGGCGCTGGCCGCCCTCTTGACCACCAGTGTCCTGCTGACCGCCTGCGGTTCCGGCGGGGGCGGCACGGACAGCGGCAGTGGCCCGGCGAAGTCCGGTGGCACCCTGACCTTCGCGGTGGGCTCCGACGCCGGCTGCGTGGATCCGCAGCAGGTGGGCAGCAACGACACCATCTACTCGGTACGGCAGATCGTGGACTCCCTCACCGACCAGGACCCGGCGACCGGCAAGATCGTGCCGTGGCTGGCGAAGAGCTGGGACATCAGCTCCGACGCGACGACGTTCACCTTCCACCTGCGATCGGGTGTCACCTTCAGCGACGGCTCCGAGCTGACCGCTCAGGTGGTCAAGGACAACTTCGACGCGGTGCCGAACCTCGGCGCGCTGGGGACCCTCGCCGAGGGCTATCTGAGCGGCGTCAAGAGCACCACCGTGGTCGATCCGCTCACCGTCAGGGTGACCTTCCAGCGGCCCAACGCCCAGTTCCTGCAAGCCACTTCGACGCACTCGCTGGGCATCGAGTCGTCGGCGAGCGCGAAGAGGACCCCGCAGCAGAAGTGCAGCCAGGGAGTGGTCGGCTCCGGGCCCTTCGTGCTGAAGCAGTACGTGCAGAACCAGTCGATCACGCTCGCCAAGCGCACCGGATACGCCTGGGGTTCCTCGCTGTGGCACAAGAGCGGCGAGGCCTACCTGGACCGGATCGTCTTCAAGGTCGTGCCCGAGGCGGGAGTACGGGCCGGCAGTCTCCAGTCCGGGCAGGTCGACGCGATCAGCAGCGTCGGCAAGGCCAACGAGGCGGCCCTCAAGGGCGGCCAGGTCACCCTTCAGCGTCGGGCCAACCCCGGTGTGGTGTTCGGCCTCGCGCTCAACAACTCACGACCAACCCTGAAGGACGCGCGAGTGCGCCAGGCCATCGGGTTCGCCATCGACCGGGCGCAGATCGCGACCACCGTGTTCCCGACCGGTACCCAGCCAGCGACCAGCGTCCTGGCGCACACCACACCGGACTACACGAACCTGTCCTCGGACCTGGCGACCGACGCGGCCAAGGCGAAGTCCCTGCTGGACGCGGCCGGTTGGAAGGCCGGCAGCGACGGCATCCGGACGAAGGACGGCAAGCAACTGAGCCTGACCGTCGACTGGATCCCCAACTCGGCCACCAACCAGCCCGCGTTGGAGCTGATCCAGCAGCAACTCAAAGCCGTCGGCGTCGGCCTGACGCTCAAGCAGCTCCAGGTCACGCAGCTCGCCCCGACCCTCCAGTCGGGTGACTTCGACGCGGCGTGGAGCAACATCACCCGGGCCGACCCGGACATCCTGCGCAGTTCCTTCTCCACGAAGCTGGCGAACTTCTACCGCCTCACGGCGGGCTCACTGGACACCGCGCTGACCCGTCAGGCGGCCACCACGGACGCCACGAAGCGCAAGCAACTGGTCGAGCAGGCACAGCAGTTGCTCGTGCGGAGCGCCGCCTACGTGCCGGTGGTGGAGCTCCAGACCCAGATCGGTGTGTCGAAGAAGGTGCACGGCCTGAACTTCGACGCCTCCAGCCGGATCCAACTCCATGACACCTGGATCGGCTGA